One segment of Saprospiraceae bacterium DNA contains the following:
- a CDS encoding RNA polymerase sigma-70 factor yields MSSQPDILEQQWLAALRAGDESALRRIFDRYYPSLLGDIYRVVPDENTCEDLAQEVFVELWRKRTELDIHTSLRAYLRRSAVNRALNYLKSNRRLLFDQSEQFEQAADESGSDIRRKMEQENLEDALHAAIETLPEKCRVVFSLSRFEQMSHREIAEQLGISVKTIENQITKAMKILREALLRHAELSPVVIWALKCWWEA; encoded by the coding sequence GTGAGTTCTCAACCCGACATTTTGGAGCAACAATGGCTGGCCGCGCTCCGGGCAGGTGACGAAAGCGCCTTGCGCCGGATTTTCGACCGTTACTACCCCTCTTTGCTCGGCGATATTTACCGAGTGGTGCCGGACGAGAACACCTGCGAAGACCTCGCGCAGGAAGTATTCGTGGAACTTTGGCGCAAGCGAACCGAACTGGACATTCACACCTCTTTAAGAGCTTACCTCCGGCGCTCCGCCGTCAATAGGGCGCTCAACTACCTGAAAAGCAACCGCCGCCTCCTATTTGACCAGTCCGAGCAGTTCGAGCAGGCTGCCGACGAATCCGGCAGTGACATCCGGCGCAAAATGGAACAGGAAAACCTCGAAGATGCGCTGCACGCTGCCATCGAAACTTTGCCGGAAAAATGTCGCGTGGTGTTTTCACTCAGCCGTTTCGAGCAAATGAGCCACCGCGAAATCGCCGAACAACTCGGCATCTCGGTCAAAACCATCGAAAATCAAATTACCAAAGCCATGAAAATTTTGCGCGAGGCGCTCCTACGCCACGCCGAATTGTCGCCCGTTGTCATTTGGGCACTAAAATGCTGGTGGGAGGCGTAG
- a CDS encoding FecR domain-containing protein, whose translation MQANDDYILLLSKQFSGDISPAESDALQSWLAQSPEHAQLAAELRQVWEKTDAFGKTFSPNLDASFQQVQAKIKAAERPRARVVSFGQRWLRVAAALTLLLSAFWAYRQLSAPSESLKIIANRGDKQLVLLPDGSRVWLRANGLLEYPAEFSGSERHVKLLGEAYFEIEHNPTHPFVVDLPNGDRVEVLGTEFGVRVLPDQGSTGVFVRSGKVLFAPKARPQGVVLTAHQKATYVQNAAHIIVDKHATLNELAWQRGGLEFVGTPMEKVIADIEAHYKVKISLRNTYMRTCPHTALHTTQPIDTVLESLALAHHFRVSRPAPGQYELMGGSCK comes from the coding sequence ATGCAAGCGAACGACGACTATATTCTCCTGCTGAGTAAGCAATTCTCCGGCGACATTTCTCCGGCAGAATCGGACGCGCTGCAATCTTGGCTCGCCCAATCGCCCGAACACGCGCAACTCGCAGCCGAATTGCGCCAAGTTTGGGAAAAAACCGATGCCTTCGGCAAAACATTCTCCCCCAATCTCGATGCATCATTCCAACAAGTGCAGGCCAAAATCAAGGCTGCCGAACGCCCCCGAGCAAGGGTGGTTTCGTTTGGCCAACGCTGGCTCCGCGTGGCTGCGGCGCTGACACTCCTGCTCTCCGCTTTTTGGGCTTATCGCCAGCTTTCAGCCCCCTCAGAATCCCTGAAAATTATTGCCAACCGAGGCGACAAACAATTGGTGCTTCTGCCCGATGGCTCACGGGTGTGGCTGCGTGCCAACGGCCTGTTGGAGTATCCCGCCGAGTTCAGTGGCTCAGAGCGTCATGTAAAACTCTTAGGCGAAGCGTATTTCGAGATAGAACACAATCCCACTCATCCTTTCGTGGTGGATTTGCCCAATGGTGATAGGGTGGAAGTGCTTGGCACCGAGTTTGGCGTTCGAGTATTGCCCGACCAAGGAAGCACGGGTGTTTTCGTGCGCTCCGGCAAGGTCTTGTTTGCCCCCAAAGCAAGACCTCAAGGGGTAGTGCTGACGGCTCACCAAAAAGCGACCTATGTCCAAAACGCCGCGCATATTATTGTGGATAAACACGCTACGCTCAACGAACTGGCATGGCAAAGGGGGGGCTTGGAATTTGTTGGCACCCCGATGGAAAAAGTCATCGCAGATATAGAAGCCCACTACAAAGTAAAAATAAGCCTCCGAAACACTTATATGCGAACTTGCCCGCACACCGCGCTGCACACCACACAGCCGATTGACACCGTGCTGGAAAGCCTCGCCCTAGCCCACCATTTTCGGGTCTCGCGCCCGGCCCCCGGACAGTATGAACTGATGGGCGGTTCCTGCAAGTAA
- a CDS encoding carboxypeptidase-like regulatory domain-containing protein: protein MVAQVKALFIFPLLCAAHFAAAQQTLPQTVDFECENCLPTEALVKLSRQTGVNIVFGDRFFNQCERMDIRERGTPFFTVLEKITACAKVSYKASDNQVVFFRRISKYTLSGYVQDAETGERLMGASIRASSDKGVGSVSNEFGFFSLRLDEGEQKITVALIGYRSQPLHLLLAGDRFATVKMRPNIALPEVVISNLSGTDSRLQSVESQQNLPLGEMRQLPMPGGEADLLRLAALQPGILTGVDGVGGLHVRGGNADQNLILLDDVPVYNPGHALGLFSIFNPATVSNARMWKGDFPARYGGRASSVVDVRTRDGDLQQYRAAASVGLFASSLTAEGPIVRDRSAFLVSGRITYLEPWIRFFSKRGDLVNFSGDNAGYRFYDLNAKLNYVFSERNRLYFSGYFGGDVFQNDFEQLIIDPEGLQADRYRLNTDWGNHIAALRWNNVTSKNLFVNTTLRYSRFTYQSRLGLDSRFYYANGRETALADYGLLYQTFIRDWSGKTDFTYYPDDLLTLRWGGSFTLHDFRPGAISANFLHPGQSPISIDSLANLFDNNEKLGADEAEAYIDVELHPTNNWRIEAGMNASAFSVRNTNYRALLPRFRLHHSGARGWSQWVGFHRMAQYLHQIGSFNISLPFELWVPSTRKVPPEEVRQITAGIGWQHRGWGWQVEGYYKNLDRALTFLTTNDALVTGGAEDASGWEDRIAVGRGESKGVEITLEKTTGLTTGSIAYTLSNTTRQFPEINSGNVFPFRYDRLHDLKITLNQRLARWLDASVVWAFATGNPITLAGVKYTHQSPESDIKREVVVFTEVNGYRLPSYHRLDLGLNARFASGRFSHGINLGVYNAYNRYNPFYLYVDSRSGVQGRAIQYTLLPLLPSFRYEIKF, encoded by the coding sequence ATGGTTGCACAAGTTAAGGCGCTTTTCATTTTTCCTCTTTTGTGCGCGGCGCACTTCGCCGCCGCGCAACAAACACTCCCGCAGACGGTTGACTTCGAATGCGAAAACTGCTTGCCAACCGAGGCGCTCGTCAAACTAAGCCGCCAAACAGGGGTCAATATCGTATTTGGCGACCGTTTTTTCAACCAATGCGAGCGAATGGATATTCGGGAACGCGGCACCCCGTTTTTTACAGTGTTGGAAAAAATCACGGCTTGCGCAAAAGTCTCCTACAAGGCCTCTGACAACCAAGTTGTTTTTTTTCGAAGAATTTCCAAATACACCCTGAGCGGATATGTGCAGGATGCCGAAACCGGCGAACGCCTCATGGGCGCTAGCATCCGAGCCAGCTCGGACAAAGGAGTCGGGTCCGTGAGCAACGAGTTTGGTTTTTTTAGCTTGAGATTGGACGAAGGCGAGCAAAAAATCACGGTCGCCCTCATCGGTTATCGCAGTCAGCCCCTTCACCTGTTGCTCGCGGGCGACCGTTTCGCCACAGTGAAGATGCGCCCGAACATTGCCTTGCCGGAGGTGGTCATCTCAAATCTATCCGGCACCGACAGCCGATTGCAAAGCGTGGAAAGCCAGCAAAACCTTCCCCTCGGCGAAATGCGCCAATTGCCCATGCCCGGCGGCGAGGCCGACCTGCTTCGCTTGGCTGCGCTCCAACCCGGTATCCTGACCGGCGTGGATGGGGTGGGAGGGCTTCATGTGCGCGGGGGCAATGCCGACCAAAACCTCATCCTGCTCGACGACGTGCCCGTTTACAATCCCGGCCATGCGCTGGGACTATTTTCGATTTTCAACCCCGCGACGGTAAGCAACGCACGCATGTGGAAAGGCGATTTTCCGGCACGATACGGAGGGCGAGCGTCGTCAGTGGTGGATGTGCGCACGCGCGACGGCGACCTTCAGCAATATCGCGCGGCGGCATCGGTCGGCTTGTTTGCTTCCTCGCTGACGGCGGAGGGGCCTATCGTGCGCGACCGCAGCGCCTTTTTGGTGTCGGGGCGCATCACCTATTTGGAGCCGTGGATTCGTTTTTTCAGCAAACGGGGCGACTTGGTCAATTTCTCCGGCGACAACGCGGGGTATCGTTTCTATGATTTGAACGCAAAATTGAACTACGTTTTCTCGGAGCGCAATCGCCTCTATTTTAGCGGCTATTTCGGCGGCGACGTTTTTCAGAACGACTTTGAACAACTCATCATTGACCCCGAAGGGCTACAGGCCGACCGCTACCGCTTGAACACTGACTGGGGCAACCACATAGCGGCGCTGCGCTGGAACAACGTGACGAGCAAGAACCTGTTTGTCAATACCACGCTCCGATACAGCCGCTTTACTTACCAAAGCAGGCTGGGGCTTGACTCCAGATTCTATTACGCCAACGGACGAGAAACCGCCTTGGCGGATTACGGCCTTCTTTACCAGACGTTCATCCGAGACTGGTCGGGCAAAACAGATTTCACTTACTACCCCGATGATTTGCTGACGCTGCGCTGGGGCGGTTCATTCACGCTCCACGATTTCCGCCCAGGCGCCATCTCAGCCAACTTTCTGCACCCCGGGCAGTCGCCCATTTCCATTGACTCGCTTGCCAATTTGTTTGACAACAATGAAAAACTCGGTGCCGACGAGGCGGAAGCTTACATTGACGTGGAGCTTCATCCCACAAATAACTGGCGCATAGAAGCTGGCATGAACGCCTCGGCGTTTTCGGTGCGCAACACAAATTACAGGGCGCTGCTGCCGCGTTTTCGGCTCCACCACAGCGGCGCTCGCGGCTGGAGCCAGTGGGTAGGATTTCACCGCATGGCTCAATACCTACATCAAATCGGCTCTTTCAACATTAGTTTGCCTTTTGAGCTGTGGGTGCCATCCACGAGAAAAGTGCCACCAGAGGAAGTGCGACAAATCACGGCCGGTATCGGTTGGCAACACCGCGGCTGGGGCTGGCAGGTAGAAGGCTACTACAAAAATCTCGACAGGGCGCTGACCTTCTTGACCACCAACGACGCATTAGTGACAGGTGGCGCCGAGGACGCGAGCGGTTGGGAAGACCGCATCGCGGTGGGCAGGGGCGAGAGCAAAGGCGTGGAAATCACGCTTGAAAAAACAACGGGCCTCACGACAGGCTCCATCGCCTACACTCTCTCCAACACCACCCGCCAGTTTCCAGAAATCAATTCCGGCAACGTGTTCCCCTTTCGCTACGATAGGCTCCACGACTTGAAAATAACCCTGAATCAACGCCTCGCGCGTTGGCTTGATGCCAGCGTGGTGTGGGCTTTTGCCACGGGCAACCCTATCACATTGGCTGGCGTGAAATACACGCACCAGTCACCCGAAAGCGACATCAAGCGCGAGGTAGTGGTCTTCACAGAAGTCAATGGCTACCGATTGCCCAGCTATCATCGGCTCGACTTGGGCCTCAATGCCCGATTTGCCTCTGGTCGGTTCTCGCATGGCATCAATCTCGGCGTTTACAACGCCTACAATCGCTACAACCCTTTCTACCTTTATGTGGACTCGCGCAGCGGTGTGCAAGGGCGAGCGATTCAGTACACGTTGCTGCCGCTGTTGCCGTCGTTTCGATACGAAATCAAATTTTAA
- a CDS encoding DUF4249 family protein, which yields MNRRTPPILLLLALLFVQCAREVFIDLPEEPTRIVVISHFSPGQPFKVRVSLSQPLYDLRDPIVPDKADVTVAQEGVFLDKLFRVRDDFGNVFWESRDLAETGVPYSVAVRVSGYPNADAAGFIPVFSALKPIQIDPASITETPLNDGRLLMTFPLRLQVENLPAGKRYFAFYLRHDIEVNDGTGITTYEGISTNYSADGRTLSLLHDLEAEPLVLINEKFWSDNRDSLVINARIAYNPAEHEKPRRLYVEWRTLSEDFYKYHLSLDRQGSNLPLSDPDAVYNNVSGGYGNFSGYSVRVDMLELP from the coding sequence TTGAATCGTCGGACACCACCCATTTTGTTGTTGCTTGCCTTGCTTTTCGTGCAATGTGCCCGGGAAGTATTCATTGATTTGCCGGAAGAGCCGACCCGCATCGTGGTGATTTCGCATTTTTCGCCCGGCCAGCCCTTCAAGGTGCGTGTGTCGCTCAGCCAGCCACTCTATGATTTGCGCGACCCAATCGTGCCCGACAAGGCCGATGTGACGGTGGCCCAAGAGGGGGTCTTCCTCGACAAGTTGTTCCGAGTGAGAGACGATTTTGGCAACGTGTTTTGGGAAAGCCGCGACTTGGCCGAGACGGGAGTACCATATTCCGTCGCGGTGCGTGTGAGCGGCTACCCGAACGCCGACGCAGCAGGATTTATCCCCGTTTTTTCCGCGCTCAAGCCCATACAGATTGACCCTGCGAGCATCACCGAAACCCCGCTGAACGACGGGCGACTGCTGATGACCTTCCCGCTCCGATTGCAGGTGGAAAATCTGCCCGCCGGCAAACGTTATTTCGCTTTTTATCTCCGGCACGACATCGAGGTGAATGATGGCACTGGCATCACCACCTACGAGGGCATCAGCACCAACTATTCTGCCGACGGCCGCACGCTCTCGCTGTTGCACGACCTCGAAGCAGAACCACTGGTGCTTATAAATGAAAAATTCTGGAGCGACAACCGCGATTCGTTGGTCATCAATGCCCGCATTGCTTACAACCCCGCCGAACATGAAAAACCGCGCCGCCTCTATGTGGAATGGCGCACCCTCTCCGAGGACTTCTACAAATACCACCTCTCGCTCGACCGCCAAGGCAGCAACCTGCCCCTCAGCGACCCAGATGCCGTTTACAACAACGTGTCGGGCGGCTACGGCAACTTTTCCGGTTACTCTGTGCGGGTGGATATGCTCGAGCTGCCATGA
- a CDS encoding T9SS type A sorting domain-containing protein: MKKTQSVLLLCALLCLSSPSHSQTSGDYQFHFQFENTLQRWVPAPDGHWFGVGWSVSYPGFPVGVPFIIKWNPQTDNIVWTKEVPMPWAEFIFDVALLLLPDGGAYFGAVYDGCDYGTSDGLARLDADGNILWTVTTPWDGSYGERLWLIPYPNGNVLFQTNTYQIEYDGEGNMKWHDSGWFDWNGVAPRQNGGYLVYGNKKYGLTNLFLNTIYQSFPEEIVYACQLPSGNWLFLGYENLYRVSPNFAILSQQPIAGIKPWSKIVLTDAIGWLTGESIQGNSILQRIDTATLEVVATHDFGDRYQINTVIHLQGDSLVWLSGNTNFDKNQTAFLKSAPLDALAILPDHSVALTNIRLENEPKGFANSCFDPADPDKDFSISFGKVFVTVKNTGKEPVETFRVNAQFDNCITICKGFYQISNEYSAPMQPGDSLELVFEDHLYLEAQKNVSLFELCLWVSLPDGHLDSHPEDDKWCQSFSVVSSEAEPTRKAHNVRVVPNPASTEIRFYIENERDIKSPFSLSLVTPTGQVVWAEHFSTIPTHALDCSRLPAGLYFYELSDCCSRIAAGKLVITD, translated from the coding sequence ATGAAAAAAACACAATCTGTCCTCCTGCTCTGCGCTCTTTTGTGCCTATCCTCCCCCTCTCACTCACAAACGTCCGGCGATTATCAGTTTCATTTTCAATTCGAGAACACTCTCCAGCGGTGGGTGCCCGCCCCCGATGGCCACTGGTTTGGGGTGGGGTGGTCGGTCTCATATCCCGGTTTTCCAGTGGGGGTACCATTCATTATCAAATGGAATCCTCAAACTGACAACATAGTGTGGACAAAAGAAGTCCCCATGCCTTGGGCCGAATTCATATTTGATGTAGCCTTGTTGCTCCTGCCGGATGGCGGTGCTTATTTTGGCGCGGTTTACGATGGTTGTGACTACGGCACATCAGATGGGCTTGCGCGCCTCGATGCCGATGGCAACATTTTATGGACCGTCACGACTCCCTGGGATGGGAGTTATGGAGAGAGGTTATGGTTAATCCCTTACCCTAACGGAAATGTGCTATTCCAAACCAACACATACCAAATCGAGTATGACGGCGAGGGCAACATGAAATGGCATGACTCAGGGTGGTTCGATTGGAATGGGGTTGCCCCACGTCAAAATGGCGGCTATCTTGTCTATGGAAACAAAAAATATGGCCTCACCAACTTGTTTCTCAACACCATATATCAGTCGTTCCCCGAAGAAATCGTGTATGCGTGCCAATTGCCCTCAGGCAACTGGCTTTTCTTGGGCTACGAAAATCTTTACCGTGTGTCGCCTAATTTTGCAATACTTTCCCAACAGCCTATTGCCGGAATAAAGCCGTGGTCGAAGATTGTGCTGACCGATGCTATCGGCTGGTTGACAGGTGAAAGCATACAGGGGAACTCTATTTTGCAACGCATAGACACTGCCACGTTGGAGGTGGTGGCTACGCACGATTTTGGTGACAGGTATCAAATCAACACAGTGATTCACCTGCAGGGCGATTCGCTCGTATGGCTGAGCGGCAACACAAACTTCGACAAAAACCAGACAGCTTTCCTAAAATCCGCTCCCTTGGATGCGTTGGCCATTCTTCCCGACCATTCTGTCGCCCTGACCAATATTCGTCTGGAAAACGAACCAAAGGGGTTCGCAAACTCTTGCTTTGACCCAGCAGACCCCGATAAGGACTTCTCAATAAGCTTTGGAAAAGTATTTGTGACCGTCAAGAACACAGGCAAAGAACCTGTCGAAACGTTTCGGGTGAATGCCCAATTCGATAATTGCATCACTATCTGCAAAGGCTTTTATCAAATATCGAATGAGTACTCCGCTCCCATGCAGCCCGGCGATTCGCTCGAATTGGTTTTTGAAGACCATCTGTATCTGGAAGCCCAAAAAAATGTCTCCCTTTTTGAATTGTGCCTTTGGGTCTCGCTGCCTGACGGCCACCTCGATTCTCACCCAGAGGACGACAAATGGTGCCAATCGTTTTCCGTTGTTTCTTCCGAGGCAGAGCCAACACGGAAGGCGCACAACGTGAGGGTGGTTCCGAACCCGGCCTCGACGGAAATAAGATTTTACATCGAAAATGAGCGCGACATCAAATCACCCTTTTCGCTGTCGTTGGTCACCCCAACAGGGCAGGTGGTTTGGGCGGAGCATTTTTCAACAATCCCAACCCATGCGTTGGATTGCAGCAGGCTGCCCGCTGGCCTATACTTCTACGAATTGTCAGATTGTTGTTCCCGCATCGCGGCAGGAAAGTTGGTGATAACGGACTGA
- the sppA gene encoding signal peptide peptidase SppA, whose amino-acid sequence MSQFFKFVFASCLGTALALLLLFFLSIGWVSSLASTASANQKKAVKPNTVLMLDFKNLIPEKTNNLPLDPFDFDQKNVLGLTDMVAAIRRAKEDPDIKGIYLNATYVMAGKATSSVLREALEDFKSDGKFIVSYANYYTQGAYYMASVADSILLNPVGAVDFRGLSSMIAFYKGLLDKLDVQMKIFYAGKFKSATEPYRLDKMSEENRLQIREYLTALNDIFMRDIAASRRIPEAELRQIADRFDGRSAEASLKMRLVDRLAYEDEAFDLIKSKIGLDKKDKLNRISIEDYFESRGKKLDMSVKDKIAVVYAEGTILDGSSNEPGDVYDEKYVKILRKIRQDNTVKAVVLRVNSPGGSVLASENIFREIELCKQSGKPIVVSMGDVAASGGYYIASHADSIFAEENTITGSIGVFGVVPMLHKTMKNKLGVTFDTVQTGRHSAFGSPFIEFSSEEDAMIQERIEAVYEDFLKKVSTGRDMSREKVHEIAQGRVWPGKKAKEIGLVDDLGGLDRALSAAAKLAGLEKYRTTEFPRTKTGIEQLLDQLTRQKDSDDGIKSWVVRSELGEMYPIYRTLRDIRRSVGIQARLPFELIFN is encoded by the coding sequence ATGAGTCAGTTTTTCAAGTTCGTTTTTGCCTCTTGCCTCGGCACGGCGCTCGCCCTTTTGTTGCTATTCTTCCTCAGCATCGGCTGGGTTTCGAGCCTTGCCTCCACCGCTTCGGCCAATCAAAAAAAAGCGGTAAAACCCAACACCGTGCTCATGCTCGATTTCAAGAATCTCATCCCTGAAAAGACGAACAACCTCCCGCTGGACCCATTCGATTTTGACCAAAAGAACGTGTTGGGCCTGACGGACATGGTCGCAGCCATTCGCCGCGCCAAAGAAGACCCCGACATCAAAGGCATTTACCTCAACGCCACCTACGTCATGGCTGGCAAAGCCACGTCTTCTGTGTTGCGCGAGGCACTGGAAGATTTTAAGTCGGACGGCAAATTCATCGTTTCCTACGCCAACTACTACACCCAAGGGGCCTACTACATGGCTTCGGTGGCCGACAGCATCCTGCTCAATCCCGTCGGCGCGGTTGATTTTCGGGGCCTTTCGAGCATGATTGCCTTTTACAAAGGGCTGCTCGACAAGCTCGACGTTCAAATGAAAATTTTCTACGCCGGAAAATTCAAAAGCGCCACCGAGCCTTACCGCTTGGACAAAATGAGCGAGGAGAACAGGCTCCAAATCCGCGAATACCTCACTGCGCTCAACGATATTTTCATGCGCGACATCGCGGCAAGCCGCCGCATCCCGGAAGCAGAACTCCGCCAAATCGCCGACCGTTTCGATGGTCGCAGTGCCGAAGCATCGCTCAAGATGCGTCTGGTGGACCGCCTTGCCTACGAGGATGAGGCGTTCGATTTGATAAAATCCAAAATCGGGCTGGACAAAAAAGACAAGCTCAATCGCATCAGCATCGAAGACTACTTCGAGTCAAGGGGCAAAAAACTCGATATGAGCGTGAAAGACAAAATAGCGGTGGTGTATGCGGAAGGCACCATCCTTGATGGGAGCTCCAACGAGCCGGGCGACGTGTATGACGAGAAATATGTGAAAATACTGCGCAAAATCCGCCAAGACAACACCGTGAAGGCCGTCGTGTTGCGCGTCAACTCGCCGGGAGGCAGTGTGCTTGCCAGCGAGAACATCTTCCGCGAAATCGAGCTCTGCAAACAATCTGGCAAACCCATCGTGGTCAGCATGGGCGACGTGGCTGCGTCGGGCGGCTACTACATCGCCAGCCATGCCGACAGCATATTCGCGGAAGAGAACACCATCACAGGCTCCATCGGTGTGTTTGGCGTGGTGCCAATGTTGCACAAAACCATGAAAAACAAGCTCGGCGTCACCTTCGACACCGTGCAGACCGGGCGGCACTCGGCCTTCGGCAGCCCGTTCATTGAGTTCTCGTCGGAAGAAGATGCCATGATTCAGGAGCGCATAGAAGCCGTGTATGAGGATTTCCTGAAAAAAGTGTCCACAGGGCGCGACATGAGCCGCGAAAAAGTGCATGAAATCGCGCAAGGGCGTGTGTGGCCAGGCAAAAAAGCCAAAGAGATTGGGCTTGTGGACGACCTCGGCGGCCTCGACCGCGCACTCTCCGCCGCCGCCAAACTCGCCGGGCTGGAAAAATACCGCACCACCGAGTTTCCCCGCACCAAAACGGGCATCGAGCAATTGCTCGACCAACTGACACGCCAGAAAGACTCGGACGATGGCATCAAATCATGGGTGGTGCGCTCCGAGCTGGGGGAGATGTACCCGATATACAGAACCCTGCGCGACATCCGCCGAAGCGTGGGCATTCAGGCCCGTTTGCCGTTCGAGTTGATTTTCAATTGA
- a CDS encoding PorV/PorQ family protein: protein MNKQFLLHALLLLLSIPKVFSQKYSNEFLAIGVGARAHGMSGAQTALADDITAAYWNPAGLARIEAPFQVAAMHAEWFAGVGQYDYLAFGKSLNRDHNSFLAFSLIRLGIDNIPYTINLVNPDGTINYDNVTEFSAADYALLGSYARQLRNPAFSVGGSVKVVRRVIGRFGSSWGFGADLGAQYRKGGLLIGIQGRDLTTTFNAWSFNLNEREKEVFTSTNNEIPVSNTEITKPRFLLGAAYLLRLGEKASLLPALDFEWTTDGQRNVLISSKTFNIDPRFGVEADYDNFLKLRLGVGNFQRVKDDFDPNKEVLTLQPNFGIGLRFGRVQLDYALTDIGDVSQVNYSHIFSLRIDFKERRPAASTQ from the coding sequence ATGAACAAACAATTCCTCCTTCATGCCCTTTTGCTTCTTTTGAGCATACCGAAGGTTTTTTCTCAAAAATACTCCAACGAATTTCTCGCCATAGGTGTCGGCGCACGTGCGCATGGTATGTCGGGAGCGCAAACGGCACTCGCGGACGACATCACGGCTGCCTATTGGAATCCGGCCGGCCTCGCCCGCATCGAAGCACCATTTCAAGTAGCGGCCATGCACGCCGAATGGTTTGCGGGCGTGGGGCAATACGACTATTTGGCTTTTGGCAAATCGCTCAATCGCGACCACAACTCTTTCCTCGCCTTTTCGCTCATTCGCCTCGGCATTGACAACATTCCCTACACCATCAACCTCGTAAACCCTGACGGCACCATCAATTACGACAACGTGACGGAATTTTCGGCAGCCGACTACGCACTGCTGGGCAGCTATGCCCGCCAACTACGCAACCCCGCTTTTTCCGTGGGGGGGTCAGTGAAAGTGGTGCGACGGGTCATTGGGCGTTTTGGCAGCTCATGGGGCTTTGGGGCAGATTTGGGTGCTCAGTATCGCAAGGGCGGTCTGCTCATCGGTATCCAAGGACGCGACCTCACCACCACGTTCAATGCTTGGTCGTTCAATCTCAACGAGCGCGAAAAGGAGGTGTTCACATCCACCAACAACGAGATACCCGTTAGCAATACCGAAATCACCAAACCTCGCTTTTTGCTCGGAGCCGCTTACCTGCTGCGATTGGGCGAAAAGGCTTCTCTCCTGCCCGCGCTCGATTTTGAATGGACCACCGACGGCCAACGCAATGTGCTCATCAGCTCAAAAACGTTCAACATTGACCCGCGCTTTGGCGTGGAAGCCGACTATGATAATTTTTTGAAACTGAGGCTGGGAGTAGGCAATTTTCAGCGCGTGAAAGACGACTTCGACCCCAACAAGGAGGTACTGACCTTGCAACCCAATTTTGGCATCGGGCTACGTTTTGGCCGTGTGCAGCTCGACTATGCCCTGACCGACATCGGCGATGTGTCGCAGGTCAATTATTCGCACATTTTTTCACTCCGCATTGATTTCAAGGAACGACGCCCCGCAGCCTCCACACAATGA